The Coffea arabica cultivar ET-39 chromosome 9e, Coffea Arabica ET-39 HiFi, whole genome shotgun sequence genome has a window encoding:
- the LOC113710440 gene encoding basic leucine zipper 23-like gives MDDGELEFSNHEMFSNSSFGDLPSSCSMGSFLDEILKDTHACTHTHTCNPPGPDNSHTHTCYHVHTKIVPAPSEDKTPTDDTAESTEKKSKKRPLGNREAVRKYREKKKARAASLEDEVVKLRALNQQLMKRLQGQAVLEAEIARLKCLLVDIRGRIEGEIGSFPYQKSANKSGDAYLANHNLPAAYVMNPCNVRCDDQLYCLHPGSEGRSAEAATLNGQGFNDCEFENLHCLGNQNSGLKELPGCGMGNGVPSTNTSNGNKKKGVARSGTGG, from the exons ATGGACGACGGAGAGCTTGAGTTTTCAAACCATGAAATGTTTTCGAACTCGAGTTTTGGTGATCTTCCGAGTAGTTGCTCTATGGGTAGCTTCCTTGATGAAATTCTTAAAGATACCCATGCCTGTACCCATACCCATACTTGCAACCCGCCTGGTCCCGATAACTCGCACACCCACACTTGTTATCATGTCCACACAAAAATTGTGCCTGCCCCAAGCGAAGATAAGACCCCCACTGATGACACTGCTGAGTCCACTGAAAAGAAGTCAAAGAAACGACCTTTAGGGAACCGTGAAGCTGTGCGCAAGTATCGGGAGAAGAAAAAGGCTAGGGCTGCTTCATTGGAGGATGAGGTTGTTAAGTTGAGGGCTTTGAATCAGCAACTGATGAAGAGGCTGCAGGGTCAGGCTGTTTTGGAAGCTGAGATTGCAAGGCTTAAGTGCTTGCTTGTGGATATCAGAGGAAGGATTGAAGGTGAGATTGGATCTTTCCCATATCAGAAGTCAGCCAACAAGAGTGGGGATGCTTATCTTGCTAATCATAATCTGCCGGCTGCATATGTGATGAATCCGTGTAATGTGCGATGTGATGATCAACTTTACTGTCTTCATCCTGGATCAGAAGGCAGAAGTGCTGAAGCTGCAACATTGAATGGTCAAGGCTTCAATGATTGTGAATTTGAGAATCTTCATTGTTTAGGCAACCAAAATTCAGGCTTGAAGGAGCTTCCTGGTTGTGGAATGGGCAATGGCGTGCCTTCTACCAATACTTCTAAcgggaataaaaaaaaag GAGTTGCACGCTCAGGAACAGGAGGTTGA
- the LOC113710416 gene encoding heavy metal-associated isoprenylated plant protein 26 yields the protein MGVLDHLSDIFDCTSGGSSKLKKKKQLQTVEIKVKMDCEGCERKVRRSVEGMKGVSSVQIEPKQHKLTVVGYVDPNKVVARVAHRTGKKAELWPYVPYDVVEHPYAPGVYDRKAPAGYVRSVEDPQLSQLARATSTEVRYTTAFSDENPSACIVM from the exons ATGGGGGTATTGGATCATCTCTCCGATATCTTTGATTGCACCAGCGGCGGCAGCTCCAAGCTCAAGAAGAAAAAACAGTTGCAG ACGGTGGAGATTAAAGTGAAGATGGATTGCGAGGGGTGCGAGAGGAAAGTGCGGAGATCCGTGGAAGGGATGAAGGGGGTGAGCTCGGTGCAGATCGAGCCCAAGCAGCACAAGCTCACCGTCGTCGGCTACGTGGACCCGAACAAGGTGGTGGCGCGTGTGGCTCATCGCACGGGCAAGAAGGCAGAGTTGTGGCCATACGTCCCTTACGACGTCGTCGAGCATCCCTACGCCCCTGGCGTCTACGATAGGAAGGCCCCAGCTGGGTACGTGCGATCCGTTGAAGACCCGCAGCTGTCGCAGCTGGCACGTGCCACCTCCACCGAAGTACGATACACTACGGCCTTTAGTGATGAGAACCCCTCCGCATGTATTGTCATGTGA
- the LOC113710731 gene encoding WD-40 repeat-containing protein MSI2-like, whose amino-acid sequence MGDEGDGGAAGGDEMVEEEFSVWKKNTPFLYDLVISHALEWPSLTVQWLPLPPPLHDGPLAVHKLVLGTHTSDDFPNFLMLANVHLPRDPASALHPDPDEVIPKVEIVQKIHVDGEVNRARCMPQNPSVIAAKTSSCEVYVFDCENQLRNQRESCDPDLRLRGHDKEGYGLSWSPFKQGHLLSGSNDCRICLWDISALPSDKVLEASFMYQDHESVVEDVSWHLKNENLFGSVGDDCRLIIWDLRTNRPQHSFQVHDKEVNYLSFNPFNEWVVATASSDATVGLFDIRKLSSPLHILGSHTEEVFQVEWDPNHETVLASSADDRRLMVWDLNKVGDEQLEGEAEDGPPELLFSHGGHKAKISDFSWNKNEPWVISSVAEDNTLQVWQMADSIYGDDDVAVTADFP is encoded by the exons ATGGGAGATGAAggggacggcggagccgccggTGGGGATGAGATGGTGGAGGAAGAGTTTTCAGTGTGGAAGAAGAACACCCCTTTTCTCTATGATCTGGTTATTTCTCATGCTCTGGAGTGGCCATCTCTCACCGTCCAATGGCTTCCTCTGCCACCGCCCCTCCACGATGGCCCTCTTGCCGTCCACAAGCTGGTTCTTGGGACCCACACGTCCGACGACTTCCCCAATTTCCTCATGCTGGCCAACGTTCACCTCCCTAGAGACCCCGCTTCCGCTCTCCATCCCGACCCCGATGAAGTAATCCCCAAG GTGGAGATAGTGCAGAAGATACATGTTGATGGGGAAGTAAATAGGGCACGTTGTATGCCACAAAATCCATCTGTTATCGCTGCTAAGACCAGCAGCTGCGAGGTGTACGTGTTTGACTGTGAAAATCAACTTAGAAATCAGAGAGAGTCCTGTGACCCTGACCTGAGGTTGAGGGGACATGATAAAGAAGGGTATGGATTGTCATGGAGCCCATTCAAACAGGGGCACCTCTTGAGTGGATCAAATGATTGCAGGATTTGTTTGTGGGATATTTCTGCATTGCCCAGTGACAAGGTGCTTGAGGCTTCTTTCATGTATCAG GATCATGAAAGCGTGGTTGAGGATGTTTCATGGCACTTGAAGAATGAAAACTTGTTTGGGTCAGTTGGAGATGATTGTCGACTGATAATTTGGGACTTGAGGACAAACAGACCCCAGCATTCCTTTCAAGTGCATGATAAAGAG GTGAACTATCTATCCTTCAACCCGTTCAATGAGTGGGTTGTGGCAACAGCGTCATCCGATGCCACTGTTGGTCTTTTTGACATAAGAAAGCTGAGTTCCCCATTGCACATTCTGGGTAGTCACAC AGAGGAGGTATTCCAAGTAGAGTGGGATCCTAACCATGAAACCGTGTTAGCATCATCAGCTGATGATAGAAGATTGATGGTGTGGGATCTTAACAA GGTTGGGGATGAGCAGTTGGAAGGAGAAGCTGAAGATGGTCCTCCTGAGCTTCTCTTCTCTCATGGAGGTCACAAAGCAAAGATATCTGACTTCTCCTGGAACAAGAATGAGCCATGGGTCATTTCAAGCGTAGCAGAAGACAACACCCTTCAGGTTTGGCAAATGGCAGACAGCATTTATGGTGACGATGATGTTGCGGTGACAGCAGATTTTCCATAG